GAGCGCCATCGCCGCGCTGCGGTACGGCGCGTTCGACTACCTGACCAAGCCGTGTAAGCTGGTCGAGATCGAGGCCCTGCTGCGCCGCGTCAGCGACAAGCGGAAGCTCACCAAGCAGTACCACGCGGTCAAGCGTCGGCTGGAGAGCATCGAGGGCGCGCCACGTCTAATTGGCGACTCGAAGCCGATGGAGCAGGTGCGGCGGCTGATCGGCCGGGTCGCGCCGACCGAGTCGACCGTGCTGATCCGCGGCGAGACCGGCGCCGGCAAGGAGCTGGTGGCCCGCGCCGTGCACGACCAGAGCGACCGCGCCGCCGCGCCGTTCGTGGCGATCAACTGCGGCGCCCTGCCGGAGACCCTCATCGAGAGTGAGCTGTTCGGCCACGCCAAGGGCGCGTTCACCGGCGCCGACGAGCACCGCGTCGGTCTGTTCGAGGTCGCCAACGGCGGCACGATCTTCCTCGACGAGATCGGCGAGCTCCCCAAGGCGATGCAGGCCAAGCTGCTCCGCGTGCTTGAGAGCCGCGAGATCCGCCGCGTCGGCGAGAATAAGTCCGTGTCGATCAACGTGCGGGTGGTCTGCGCAACGCACCGCAACATCGAGGAGATGGTCGCCGACGGAGAGTTCCGCGAAGACCTGATGTACCGCATCAACACGTTCGAGATCTACCTGCCGCCGCTCCGCGAGCGGACCGACGACATCCCCGAGCTGGCCGTGCACCTGCTCAAGCGGTTCCGCCCCGGCGCCAAGCCGATCGAGCAGCAGCTCAGCGACGACGCCATCGAGGCCCTCACCTCGCACGTCTGGCCGGGCAACGTCCGCGAGCTGGCCAACGTGATCGAGCACGCCACGATCCTGT
This portion of the Posidoniimonas corsicana genome encodes:
- a CDS encoding sigma-54-dependent transcriptional regulator, whose product is MPDPNQSTEGLSLLFADDERSLQELMKLELPRMGHTVTVCPDGETAVAAIEKNNYDCIIVDLDMPGLTGIDVIAKLKEQSPDTEAVVLTGKSTTESAIAALRYGAFDYLTKPCKLVEIEALLRRVSDKRKLTKQYHAVKRRLESIEGAPRLIGDSKPMEQVRRLIGRVAPTESTVLIRGETGAGKELVARAVHDQSDRAAAPFVAINCGALPETLIESELFGHAKGAFTGADEHRVGLFEVANGGTIFLDEIGELPKAMQAKLLRVLESREIRRVGENKSVSINVRVVCATHRNIEEMVADGEFREDLMYRINTFEIYLPPLRERTDDIPELAVHLLKRFRPGAKPIEQQLSDDAIEALTSHVWPGNVRELANVIEHATILCDEGPIYAEHLPRHFGKRQLTSAAKSRGPMTLRDMEMEAIHESLERHDGSKPKAADELGISLKTLYNKLNSEGAAKNVA